The window TATAAAAGTCAACATGTGAGAATATATTCATGTTCCACGAAAGCCCAACCTTCACCACGTCTTTCCCATTCCTCTGTCCCTCCATTTCTTAATCCTCGttgtcatattttaattttaggattctgatattattttatataaaatatatatttttattcaaacatccaaaaaaaataaaaaaatattttcagaacaTGATGAAACCtttaagcaataaaaaaaaaccacattaaaatattttgacaagataaaatgaaaaaaccttaacaaaaaaaaattaaggcttaaattcaaatttgaccaaaattaaaaaaatttaataaatttaatgccTTAATGAAACTGCTCATGGGTTTATTTGACTtatttaaacaaagaaaaattaagtttgaaggtcaataaaatgaaaattttaaaaattaattaaatttaaagaccgaaataaatttctaatatgTTTTGAAGAATCAATCATTGATCTTTTATATATCGTGATAATTGGGGCATGATATCTGTGAAGTTTCTCGGATGGGCAGGTAACATCAATTAGTCGGCATCAAATCCTCGGCACCTCTAGAGTAATGGAAAGGAGATGCAGCTGTTGATGAATGTTGCTTCTCTTGGTCTGGAGTAGGTGTAGAGGAAAGGAGATCTTGATTCTATTGTTCGGATTATATCATTGTGGCTGCTACTGAACTGAGAACAACTACCAAGCTGCAGCTTTACAATATTACTTAAATTTCATCTAATTAGGAAGGAtgtaattttagtatttttcttttctttgtattttctctCGAATCTAGAgtttaaatataattcattaagaaataattaattttttttactttgatttaaaaaatttatttaaaaatgcatttaaatAAGTAAGTAcactttcttattttaatttgaacataaatattttattattaatatgtatgttaaaattttgaattaacatcaattacaagtttgaaaatatatttaggaTGCATGCTATaattctattattatatttgtgttgaaaacatgtttttcatgAGTTTTTATTCTgcatacttataaatttaaacttgtATGAACTCTGAGGTAGCTGTTTATGAATatcttcaatattttaaatgcttatattataataaactaaatatcATTATTCATTTGTataatacatttataaatttgaaaaacaagatATTCAAGTTTAAGGTTACTactttgaaatgaattttaattaataattcatttACTTATGTTTGACTCTTTTACTTTGAGTAATGAAATTTGAATCTCATTTCTTGGGAAGCATcctacaaaaaatatttactcaTATTAAGCTTTGTattcattgataaaaaataaaagacggTCATATCCATTTTATTAACAGAAATTTGATTAAGCTAATTATATAGCAAGtcataaatttgatatttttaatgtcattgacactaaaattatcaaaatattaattctaaaatgatattataattaaattgtatttggtgtataattaaatttttaaaatgattaagaaTTCGCTTGTAGTTTTGTAAAACTTGAATAGAATAAAAGTCAAAGAGctaataatattattagtttatgaatttttcaatttttttatttgattttttaaatttatttttactatttgagtacataaattttcaattttttactaatCAAGTgtttttattagatattttgtattaaattaatacttGACATGATGATATGTCTGTCAAGAGCTTactaaggggttttttttttaattgagtgcttgtattattattattatttttgtatttgagtgactatattttgtattttaattttttgtatttaactgtattaactttaaataatttattaacgaagtgccttttttttatacaaataaatacATGAATCTACTATGATCCCAACCTAACATAATCAAGTACTTAATAGACACCCCCACCAATCATCTCTGCTGCAAAGATTCTatgccacaaaaaaaaaaagaggagagagagagaggctttAGGAAATGAGATTTTGACCCTTATCTCATCAGTCATCGATCAGGTGTAAGCCAACAAATATATAGAACATAAATGGGGGctgaatataaaaatagaataaggATGAACGTAGAGTTAAACTAAGAAATGaggtcataaataaaataactaaatatttgAAGGGGcctaatttaaaaagaataaatataaggactcaaattctgcaaatagaCATCCATTTGATAGACttgtgaagtttttttatttatatttttttggggggTTACAGaagcaataaaagaaaaactacctAGAACAGTTCGGAGAGAAAGCAGAGCCGTAAAGGTAACCTAAAAGTAAACTATCTATAGCATCCAGGCTGGGAAGACGTTAATTAAGCACAGAAAAACCAAGCTCTGAAACCATGCAAACCACTGAGCTGCCATAAGTGTATATTTTTCAACCTTCGATCACTTCGAAGCTCCCTTCCATGCCAGACCGATGTCAGTGGCTATTTGCTGAGCATCAAGTGAAATGCCCATTAATCCCCTCCGTGAAAACCCAGCACAGTAAAGCCCATTTCCCCCTTTCCAATGATTTGGAAAACGTAGTTTCGGCATTCCATTCTCATTAAACAGGTCTTTGCCATCCTGCATGCatttacagataaaaaaaaaactcatcagaACGTTGTTATCACAGATTTAATTTGGATTATACAAATATActcatattataattaatgttctATTACCTTCAGCCAATCCAGTACGGTGCTTCTATAGCCAGTAGCAAATATGATGGCATCGTATTGCTTGCTCTTGCCATTTTCAAATGTGATTTCGgttctttttatatttgctatcgATGGAAAAACCTGCATCAACGACCACCATCATCTCACATGATCATGATAAGAGATGCATGATCCATGGCTTCTACTATTCTTTTTGTTGTGATGAACAATTTAAGATTTCTAATCGTCTCATGCATATAATTtaatcatcttctttttttataaactccaaagtaataatttttttattgcttaatCTATTAATATTTCTCTGTTATTTCTTTTATGCTGATATGACAAAAGATATATATCTCTATAAAGAACAGAGCGTTTGTATGTATACCTCAATTTCTCCAGTCTTAATCTTTTGCACAGCCCCAACGTCAATTGTGGGCGATCTACCTGTTTTTGCTTTAATATAGAAAGGACCTTCAGTTGGCCTCTGAATCCCATATTTGGATGTAtccccaaacttaattttgctGAGTGTTGTTGTGATGAAGTCCACTAATCTGCATGGGAGATACTTCAAGAAGCACAttccaagaaaaacaatttctttgCTGATCACATGTACCTGAATATTAGATGAAATTGATATTATGGTATTCGGTTCAGAGGgagatattaattttatagcAATAACAACCCTTAATTAGATACTCTAACACCAGATATATACATgcaattgattgattgatttatttatttgagaattagaagtactcttttttatattatatatattttttattttatttcgtcCTTTGCACAAACCTTTGCTGGCTCTCCATTTTTTCCCGTAAAAAAACtgcaaaacaaaaagttttacCCGTATCTGCTTGATTTCACCTTGATTCATGGGATAAACCCATTattcaaattttcattaaaaaaaaagagtgattaTTCAAAGCATGCATTTGCTATAAgagatatatattaattgaaaaggaaacgTAAAAAAAGGCtcaagagaggaagagaggtGGAGGGATTTTACAGGGCTACGAGCAACAATGGAGGTATGAGCACCCCAATAGAGCAAATCATAAGCAATCTCCATCCCAGAGTTGCCGCAGCCAACAACCAAGACATCTTTGCCAATAAAATCCTTCCCATTCGCATACTGGCTGGAGTGCATGTACATCCCTTCAAAGCCGTCGAGCCCAGGCACTTTTGGTATCAAACCTTCACTATTTTCTCCTGTTGCAACAACTAAGAATTTTGCAATATATACTTCGGTTGTATTTAGTTTATTATTCCTTACCACAATACACCATTTACTAGCATTCTTGTCATAGTAAACAGACTCCACATAACAATGAAATCGGGGATTTATGCCAAAATGCGATGCATAATTGTCCAAATAGCTAATGAAGTCGTTTTTAGGGACAAACATGGGTAATTTAGGTGGATAGGACATGTAGGGAAGCTCGCAAAATTGCTTTGCAAGGTGTAACTTTACACGATCATATGCCTTTTTTCTCCATAGAGAGGCATAACAATCCTCTCTTTCTAGGATAATGTTGGGGATATCAAGACGATTAAGGCATGCACTTGATGCGAGCCCTGCAGGGCCAGCACCTATAATGACTACAACTTCTTCCATGGATATTACTAAGATTTGTTTGGATTTTGGAGAGAGTATAAACACCAAGCTAGGGCTTGTatagattatttttcttatacattttttaagatatgatCATAAACATCACAAAAGCACCGATATTAGAAGAATCTCATTCCTTGGAAGCATCTTACACTGCCAAGCAAGCATGCATGTATTAAtatacattttctttttgtacatTTGGCAACATATTGTGATGAATATATAGGAGAACATTTACAGTACTGTGAAAACGTTCGAAGGATGGCTGTCTTATTTGTACTTGTGGCAAGAAGGTGAATATGCTTGATGCCATATGGCTGACATGCTATACATGGTGATCTCATCACTTCTTTTAATCACCGGAAATGAAACTGAAAGCCATGCATGGAGAGGATTTACTGCCATTTGTAGCAGGGTGTTTCATCTCAGCCAAACTCCACAAAATCAGTTATATATATGACAAAACACAGACTTCCTGAAATTATTTCGATGCTCTCCGGTCAACACTACTGATGAAGGATGATTATTGTGAtccaaattcaataaattagagTACTGCTAAAATGATGAGACAATTTTCGTATATGTTTATACTTggataattaatttcttgtgGGCATTTCGAGTCttcatttctatatattttgtaGGCAGAGATCATGCACGTTGTAGAGCAACGAGACATTTAGTGGAGAAATCTAGGTTGTAGTATTGTTTTCCTTTGGTTACGTAGGTAGAGGTACCAGGTAACTTGCATTAGCAAACTACTTCTAAAAAAGACGGAGGACAAAATTAgatattaggtttttttctgGGGTgggtttatttaaaattatctttgtagcATTCTCAAGCTAACCAAAATATATGAttacaaacacaaaacaataataataaatccaaaagCTCCTTTAACTAATCTCAAGCTAACCACTAATtaaatgttatgaaaaatatattcatttagATTGAAACATCATTAAAGTTaatgtttttgtaattatgtaCGTAATTGATTTCTAGATTTtcagcattaattttttttttttaaattgaattgggTTATATAGTTGTcaagttattaaaattataaactaacaTAAATAACGACAATATCATAACTAaattataatcaataaaaacaacaatatcatAACTAAATTACAACTAACATAAACGATaactttttagttaattaaatcTTGTTATATATTGATTTGGTTATATGGCTAAAGTAAGTATTAGTAACATATCAATCTCACAATTTATAGCAATAAAGTTGAATTAATTATGAAGCAATCAAgagaattaaattcaaatagCTAAGACAAAAGACAATGTCATatcttaaattgattttaatcaaGACTAATGGTTAATTACAATGTTGTGGTATGTTgagttttcaaatatatttaaagtagATATATTATATGTTGAGTCTAGCTAGTTCAGAAAAGTTTGATATACATGGcactagttttgtttttatgaagttataaacatcattaaaaataattaaattcaaattaacacAAATGACGGtatcatatattaaatttagtttaatcAAGACTAATGGTTAATTACGTTATTTTAGTATGTTGAGCTTTGAATCATATTTAAAGTGGATATATTATATTCAAGTCTAGtttagatgaaaaaattaagaaatgggacattaatttcttttaatgacgttatcaatatcattaaattataaataacacaAACTATAATATTATACTTAAGTTTGTTTTAGCTGAGGTTAATAGTTAATTAATGGTGTGCTTAGTATTGTGATTTGaatcatatttaaaataagtttttatcaaatatagaTTAGATGACAATATTTATGAGTGATTAAgcactatatatttttttttccaattaagttgattttaaacactactagaaaattgacaaatacaaatgaatacaccaacaaaatatttatgtCTATAAATTATGGTGAGTTTTTCTGATTGAATATGCCCTCGCAATATCTATCTATAAATACCGACATAAATATTTCCTCGATATATATTAAGGgaattacaatgaaaaaaaaaataaaaaagctaaaaaatacgATGACATGTTATTTTTACAAACATAATTACTAAAGGACTTAAATTCATCAATGAAATTTGTCGATAAATccatttgtaatatttaatttataacttgaCGAGCGAGCCTCCTCTCTccctcttgattttttctttttcctccatTTTTCTATACAACAAACAACATAACCCCctaattttatcacaaatcaacCTCCCATTACAAATCCAACCACTCTAACAACTAAACTATCAGCTTTCTTgttctgattcaaattttatcgAGGGTTTTCCACTTCAAGTAAGCAAaactatctattttttatttgaacacaattttaaaatgttaattttattgtatatttttatagtatatatattttgtttgggtctttacttgttttatagctttttctCATAGAAATTTTTTGTATGaatatatgatttgtatatattaagttttatttgagattttataaaattatatttgtttgtaaattgatgaaatttaatttgaatttgtgacttaggtgttttgttatgaaataaatattggCTTATTTAATGGttctgttttatattttgtcaattttattgttgagttgaaatttttggTAAATGTATAGAAACTTAAATATATGTAGATAATTAATAATGAATTAGTTCtactattaaaatagtttgaataaaTTTGAGTTAAATCAATGTtctgttatttatttagtttatgtaattaattaatacatgttgttatTAATATTCCATATAGGTTAGacataagtaatggatgatcattcatAGATATATCGAGATTCACCCGAAGAGTTGCATTGGATAGATTATTATAATGAGAttcaaggttttattaattaagcactatctaatccaagaaatattagtggatgCGGTATTAGATATCCATGtaagagatataaaaataaaaatgtttcttGATCTAGATATTATAACAATGCATCTTctataaaaagagtttatggaGAGTACTTGTGTTAGTTTACACGCggagaaccatatgttcctcGTGAGACCGTGGTAAAAAagatggttgggtcaacttctagttctaaCAATGTGCATGAAGTTATAGATGACAATGATAATTTTTACAGTAATCCTTATACGATacgatgagaatgaatcaaggttaCGTCGGTTAATATTCAATAGTAGAtaaagaacctaatgcagatgcaacaaggttttttgatctttcaAAAGACTCCGATAAACTATTATGGGATGAATGCataaatcacagtaaattatcggtcattgcacaagtgttcaccatcaagttagaTTATGGGTAGAGTGAAGTTGGTtacaacaaaattattgaatgggcaaaaagaattttatttgacgggaataaactgaaaaagaaattttatactaCTAGATCCATGATGAAACTTATCAGTTTAAAAaggttaaaatatttaaaaatataattaatataaaacaaataattaaattaaatcactaTCAAAACAAAAGTTACTAATACTTCAATATAGAGACAAGTTGATACTCTTGATCATGACTAAAgtgaatttttgtttgtattagaagattgattttgaattttgaaacaaCAAAGATTTCAATTGAGTTAGTTATAAATAAATTCCAGTCATAATTAAAGTAAATATTTGTCTAGATTAGATTATTCCCAAGATttacaataacaaaattatgtgttcaatataattaaataaaagatgcaACTTTTCTTAGATATTTAGAGTAGATATTTGTCAAGTCTAGTTTAGATGATAATTTTGAGACACATGGAGTGGTCAGGATAATTAAATTACAACTAATATAAAtgacaatattatattttaattttgttgataatttacAGGTTTATAAACCCGCAACTAACCGATATTAAAACTCAAAGGTTTATTGAgatttaaactatatttttctcCTGCTATGAtagtcaatatatataaaagaaattaatgataaaaaagaaaagaaaagaaagaaaatatgctTAGAAATAGTATTGGAATGTGAGTGACAAGGGGCCTAACCCATTTCTGAacctgattttcttttcttttctttatttagatTCAGACCAGAAGACACAAATGATGAAAATCTTGCCCTAGGTATGGGAAGTCTAGAGCTAGTactaaaaccaaaccaaactcaaATCTAgctcataaaattatatttatagtttttgttttcgtCTTAGGTTATTACTAGATCCATTGTGCACGCTCTGCTGCGAGCTAGGCTCGTCCAAATGTTGCAATGAGCTAGCGTCGAACGATGGTCTGCGAGTTGAGAAAATTGAGCTCAAATGTTGTCTAGGATAGTTAATGCTCTcgaattagaaagaaaattgtGTTATGAAGGTAAAAGCAACCATTTATTGTAAAGGATTCATgagaatatgttttaaaaaagcaataggAAATTATGTGCTCAGACCAATCAAACCCTAGACATGACAGGCCTGCACCATAAAACTATCATTATGAATAGAAAGAAGCTtgccgagaaaaaaaaaaaaaaactatggtaAAAAAATCTCTCCCAGAATCAACAATCTAGAAACTCCTCCGAACGATGAGTTGGAAAAAAGACAAAACTACCACCCATTAAAAGGTTTGAAAGTGGTGTAGTgactgtttttaaaaatatttttttatttaaaaatatattaaaataataatttttattatttttaatgatcaaaataatttaaaaatataaaaaaattaaatgtaaacaaaaacaaatattgaattttCGTGTAACGTGTCTTATTAGTATAAGAGAGACTCAAACAAGATAAGAATGGAGAGTACCCGAGCCTGCTTATCCAAACCGGCAGCTGCCATGACTAGGCTGGCGCACTAAGGGGAATAAGGGCCCAAGTCCATCACCCGGAGATGGGCCCACTAGACTGGAGCGGATGTGagaaaagagtttaatataaaatatattaatagacAGCAGTACAATATCCGGAGGAACGTGAAAAAGAAACGGCGGCTGCATGAGTTGAGATTCATTTTCCTTAATAACTACCGAAAAagtaacaatatttattttccaacGACTATCTAACAccatttcttttacttttctttcctcATTTATTCCAATTAACTAACCGATCAATCTGACGGACTCcgcttctcctcctcctttccCCGTCGGGGACGCCGTTGATGCTCGGCCTCCGCTCCCGTCACCACCCCACCCATCACAATCAGAATCAAACATTATGATCTCTAATAGAGATCCCGATGCCATCTTTAGCGGCGGCGGCATCAGGTTTCCTC is drawn from Populus nigra chromosome 5, ddPopNigr1.1, whole genome shotgun sequence and contains these coding sequences:
- the LOC133694171 gene encoding probable indole-3-pyruvate monooxygenase YUCCA11; amino-acid sequence: MEEVVVIIGAGPAGLASSACLNRLDIPNIILEREDCYASLWRKKAYDRVKLHLAKQFCELPYMSYPPKLPMFVPKNDFISYLDNYASHFGINPRFHCYVESVYYDKNASKWCIVVRNNKLNTTEVYIAKFLVVATGENSEGLIPKVPGLDGFEGMYMHSSQYANGKDFIGKDVLVVGCGNSGMEIAYDLLYWGAHTSIVARSPVHVISKEIVFLGMCFLKYLPCRLVDFITTTLSKIKFGDTSKYGIQRPTEGPFYIKAKTGRSPTIDVGAVQKIKTGEIEVFPSIANIKRTEITFENGKSKQYDAIIFATGYRSTVLDWLKDGKDLFNENGMPKLRFPNHWKGGNGLYCAGFSRRGLMGISLDAQQIATDIGLAWKGASK